In Lotus japonicus ecotype B-129 chromosome 5, LjGifu_v1.2, one genomic interval encodes:
- the LOC130721365 gene encoding uncharacterized protein LOC130721365 isoform X2 gives MHQLHHVPSSFTASQLRRVFMASKLPQFLITTLGSLPSFSIRCPRAPSLFAVLALFLLAKKFPFALGFLPQDFCKGSCVEIGNITYRRRTILLYIWKIRGGLTPWKGLYEQIGMTDWLIFRFLVLLSLKSFFLFLPCPCTGV, from the exons ATGCACCAGCTTCACCATGTTCCCAGTTCCTTCACCGCTTCACAACTTCGTCGAGTCTTCATGGCTTCAAAGCTTCCTCAGTTCCTCATCACTACCCTCGGATCCCTTCCTTCGTTTTCCATTCGATGTCCTCGAGCTCCATCTTTGTTCGCCGTTCTAGCTTTGTTTCTGCTCGCCAAAAAATTTCCATTTGCACTGGGTTTTCTTCCTCAG GATTTCTGCAAAGGCAGTTGCGTGGAAATTGGTAATATAACTTACAGAAGGAGAACCATACTTCTTTACATTTGGAAAATCAGAG GGGGACTCACTCCTTGGAAAGGCTTATATGAGCAAATTGGCATGACAG ACTGGCTAATTTTCAGGTTTTTAGTGCTCTTGTCGTTGAAAAGCTTCTTTCTGTTCCTACCATGCCCATGTACCGGT GTATAG
- the LOC130721365 gene encoding uncharacterized protein LOC130721365 isoform X1, which translates to MHQLHHVPSSFTASQLRRVFMASKLPQFLITTLGSLPSFSIRCPRAPSLFAVLALFLLAKKFPFALGFLPQGYYLNNIMLQQVTLLIQEDFCKGSCVEIGNITYRRRTILLYIWKIRGGLTPWKGLYEQIGMTDWLIFRFLVLLSLKSFFLFLPCPCTGV; encoded by the exons ATGCACCAGCTTCACCATGTTCCCAGTTCCTTCACCGCTTCACAACTTCGTCGAGTCTTCATGGCTTCAAAGCTTCCTCAGTTCCTCATCACTACCCTCGGATCCCTTCCTTCGTTTTCCATTCGATGTCCTCGAGCTCCATCTTTGTTCGCCGTTCTAGCTTTGTTTCTGCTCGCCAAAAAATTTCCATTTGCACTGGGTTTTCTTCCTCAG GGTTACTACTTGAATAACATTATGCTTCAACAAGTGACTCTTTTGATTCAGGAG GATTTCTGCAAAGGCAGTTGCGTGGAAATTGGTAATATAACTTACAGAAGGAGAACCATACTTCTTTACATTTGGAAAATCAGAG GGGGACTCACTCCTTGGAAAGGCTTATATGAGCAAATTGGCATGACAG ACTGGCTAATTTTCAGGTTTTTAGTGCTCTTGTCGTTGAAAAGCTTCTTTCTGTTCCTACCATGCCCATGTACCGGT GTATAG
- the LOC130721365 gene encoding uncharacterized protein LOC130721365 isoform X3 — MSSSSIFVRRSSFVSARQKISICTGFSSSGSDRKQRAPLFFALLGSGPLGYYLNNIMLQQVTLLIQEDFCKGSCVEIGNITYRRRTILLYIWKIRGGLTPWKGLYEQIGMTDWLIFRFLVLLSLKSFFLFLPCPCTGV, encoded by the exons ATGTCCTCGAGCTCCATCTTTGTTCGCCGTTCTAGCTTTGTTTCTGCTCGCCAAAAAATTTCCATTTGCACTGGGTTTTCTTCCTCAG GTAGCGATAGGAAGCAAAGAGCTCCTCTTTTCTTTGCATTGCTAGGCTCTGGACCTCTG GGTTACTACTTGAATAACATTATGCTTCAACAAGTGACTCTTTTGATTCAGGAG GATTTCTGCAAAGGCAGTTGCGTGGAAATTGGTAATATAACTTACAGAAGGAGAACCATACTTCTTTACATTTGGAAAATCAGAG GGGGACTCACTCCTTGGAAAGGCTTATATGAGCAAATTGGCATGACAG ACTGGCTAATTTTCAGGTTTTTAGTGCTCTTGTCGTTGAAAAGCTTCTTTCTGTTCCTACCATGCCCATGTACCGGT GTATAG
- the LOC130721194 gene encoding ethylene-responsive transcription factor ERF027, which yields MCHIYMDSIGNNPPSPPQPPPPIQLPSVNTRFSSSSSVPTTPSSPSPGAFRYRGTRSRSGKWVSEIREPLKAKRIWLGTYPTPEMAAAAYDVAALALKGPDTPLNFPNSILSYPIPASLSGKDIRAAAEAAAHARLVNQTTESQQQLQQQQQNPCSNYPVEGSSSSGGQLTSGGGCEQQYIDEDELLNMPNLLDDMARGMQVSPPRMTSYSSEDSPPNSDQGDNLWSYRF from the coding sequence atGTGCCACATCTACATGGATAGCATTGGCAACAACCCTCCCTCTCCCCCTCAACCTCCACCTCCTATACAACTCCCATCTGTAAACACTcgtttctcctcctcctcctcagtaCCAACCACACCCTCATCTCCGTCACCGGGTGCTTTCCGCTACCGGGGAACCCGTTCCCGGAGCGGAAAGTGGGTGTCGGAGATAAGGGAGCCACTTAAAGCAAAGCGCATTTGGCTGGGCACATACCCCACGCCAGAAATGGCAGCCGCCGCGTACGATGTGGCTGCCCTTGCTTTAAAAGGACCAGACACCCCTCTCAACTTCCCCAATTCCATCCTCTCCTACCCCATTCCAGCTTCCTTGTCCGGAAAGGATATCCGTGCCGCCGCAGAAGCCGCCGCACACGCCAGGCTCGTGAACCAAACCACTGAGAGTCAACAACAgttacaacaacaacagcaaaacCCTTGCTCAAATTATCCTGTTGAGGGTTCTTCTTCGAGCGGTGGACAACTTAcaagtggtggtggttgtgagCAGCAGTATATTGATGAGGATGAACTTCTGAACATGCCGAATCTGCTGGATGATATGGCGCGTGGAATGCAGGTTAGTCCACCCAGGATGACTTCCTATTCTTCTGAAGATTCACCTCCGAATTCTGATCAAGGAGATAACCTTTGGAGTTATAGATTTTGA